A genomic stretch from Aedes albopictus strain Foshan chromosome 2, AalbF5, whole genome shotgun sequence includes:
- the LOC109410208 gene encoding small integral membrane protein 4, which translates to MRFRRSQTLKQLLDLWPGKKYLGIYRFLPLFFGLGATLEFSMIHWRVGDTNFYNTFKKRQAKDIVEERLRLHQLEPIWEVN; encoded by the exons ATGCGTTTCCGTCGTAGCCAAACGCTCAAACAACTGCTGGACCTGTGGCCGGGCAAGAAGTACCTGGGCATCTATCGGTTTCTGCCGCTGTTCTTCGGACTCGGCGCAACGTTGGAGTTTTCCATGATCCACTGGCGTGTGGGCGATACCAATTTTT ATAACACTTTTAAGAAAAGGCAAGCTAAGGACATCGTCGAAGAGCGATTGCGACTTCACCAGCTGGAACCGATTTGGGAGGTCAACTAG